AAGAACTTCGCCGTCGGTTTCCTAACGCGAGCGTACGACTCCTTGCGATCGAAGGTCACGGGCCAGCCGAAGCGCTACACGGACGCGTCGGGCGACATATACAAgcgcgtcgtcatcgccgttCGACTGAAACTCTCGCCGGCGCTCACGCTGAAAGCGTTCAAGGACGTGCGCTGCAGTCGACTCGAGACTCTCTTTCCCACGGGCAAGATCAAGATGACGAACGTCACGAAGACGtttctcgcgacgacggccggcgtcgccggtgtgagcgtcgtcgtcaagtcgatttcgtttctgaaTAGTTTCGCGACGATTCAGTGGTCCTATCTCGCTTTCTTGGCGTCCGGTTTGATTGGGTTGCGCGTCTGGCTTGTCTACAGGAATCGACGCAATGCCTATTTGGTCGATTTGTCGCGTACGCTCTATTATAAGACGGTCGCTCATAACAGGGGGGTGTTGACGTTGCTCGTCGATCGTGCCGTCGATGAGGAGTTCAAGGAAGCTCTACTCGTTTATAGTTTTTTGCTGATGAACATGTTGGGTGGGCGGGCTTTTGTTAGTGTCGACGAGCTCGAGACGGGGATTGCTAATTGGCTGGCGGAGACGTACGGGTCGCCTAGTCAGTTTGATTGTGCTGACGGGCTGAGGACGTTGGAGAAGTTGCGGGTTTTGGAGCGGGACGGGAGCGGGTTGCTGGGGGCAGTTGGCTTGAATCGGGCGCTTGATTTGATGCCCGCTGTGCCGCTAGACGCCACGGCGTCCGAGTTCTTGCTGGGACACAGagaggacgaagaaatgaCGGAAGTGACTAAGACTGCAGTGGAGGACAAAGAGGGAGGAGAGTGGTGGCAGTGATATCTGGTCCGCAACTGTTAGTGAGTAGTACTAGTGCATGCCTATTTTTGTATTAGGGTCTCAAGCAGTGAAGTGTGCAAGTGCGAACACAAAGGATTGGCACGGGCATTGCAATTGAgagcgtcgccgttctcaTTCATCATAGTAATGCTGATAATCGTCACCGTATTGATCATAGTCGTCGTACTCATCCTCTTGAATCTGATCGTCGTCATGTGGATGATAGTCGTCGCCGTATTGATCATAGTCGTCATATTGATTGTTACTAGGGCAGAAGCTGTCATCACCCTCTTCAAACGGGTCGTCGTTGTACTGATCTTCGTGGTTGCCGTCTTCATCTTCGTTATCCTGATTTTCAAAGTCATCATCGTACTCTTCGTCATCCTGatcttcatcatcttcatACTCGTCCTCATCAAACTCGTCATCATCCTGATCTTCGTGATCTTCATATTCGTCCTCATCatactcgtcgtcgtcatactCGTTGTCATCTTGATCTTCACAGTCATCATCATACTCTTTGTCATCCTGATTTTCATAGTCTTCATACGAATCTTCGTCCTTGATGTCCTCATCAGACTGATCATCACTGTCGTTGGGACTACTGCTTGACCTATGGTCAAAGAGTCTATGGTAAAATTGtcgcaattaattaaacaaatcATTCATTACTCTTCattgtcttcgtcttcctcgtaGTGGCTGCTTTGGATGCACGGTCTGCCGCGACCGAATCCGCATTTTTCGCATCGACTCGAATCGTGAGGGCCGTTCGACGTCCTTCGAGGCCCGCTCTCGTAGGTGCCGTTTACAAGTCCGGTaaagcgatcgacgacaataGCAATCATTCTTTCCAATTCTGAGTCGGAAAACGTTGCTTCTGCCTTAGTATTGCAATTTTGGCACTTCTGACGAAAAATGTAGGTTATTTCCCAATTCTTTAGATCTACAGTCAACCAGGCGCGACGGCTCGTCCACTGATTATTGCACCGAGGTCTGGAGCAGGCAAAAGCTCCGTAACCGTAAACGTTTTGGTTCTGAAAATTGCTTTTTCCGAGACAGTCTCTTTCGTACCAGAAACCGGAGTTTCGCAAGGACGCCTGAACAACTTCAGAATATTCCTCGTAGCTCATTGGGGAATGAGACATGCAGCGGCGTCGATCTCACTTCTGCTAAAGTCCCCAATTGAGAAAGGTCTCGTGACGGTTTTCCGTCCGGGACAGACGAGGGGGAGACGCTACTGGCAGATACTGGCTAGGTCGCGGCAATTGGGCGGCAGACGAACTGTGTGAGCGAACCATTTGTTGGAGGTATATCGGCCCGAGTCGAAACCGACCAGCGGGCCACGTCTAGGACTGAACTGTTGACTAGCTCTGGAGTCGGCGAAGCCGGCTCGGGACCAACGAAGTAGTCAATTGTGCCGTCGATGATGGTGGCTGTCGGCACACCGGTACATGATCCGTGGCAGCTAGCTTCCAACGTCGACGGTAATGCATGGGATCGTCTAGCTCCAATgcctgtatatatatatatatatatatatggcATCCGATTACAGTGCCACATCACTAAAATGAGCAGGAGGAACATACTGGGTCCGAATTTCTTGAGATGGCTTCGCACTCTGCAACATTTTTGGTGAGGTGGCCGCTACCACAGGGAATTGACAGTCACAAGTGCGTTGTCAAGTTAGATGAACCATCTATGGATGAACATACTGTTTGGCAATGAGAGATGGCTGCTAGAGCAATCACAAGGAAAATTCTCTTCATAACGCCTTCCTGTAGCTCTCTCATGCAGTCAGAGTCTCTGCAAAACTTGCGAGCTTTTATACG
The Oscarella lobularis chromosome 3, ooOscLobu1.1, whole genome shotgun sequence DNA segment above includes these coding regions:
- the LOC136184288 gene encoding transmembrane protein 143-like, which codes for MLAKVFPSRTTAAVKEKLRQLLPQRWIPGIGAKSAEPASPKQEAEEDFVEPPNLFIPTTRRELIGRIMQPEGLLQSETKDGQKFEQFAASLDFFLASQYNKTLGDVKHRYDPLDPDKDTITVHKFSEPERRDSEFWLLRGLDRLARRANYWEIPESNLKSLLREHETDRGVTVSVNPKKFTTMRVWVRSRQRDKNFAVGFLTRAYDSLRSKVTGQPKRYTDASGDIYKRVVIAVRLKLSPALTLKAFKDVRCSRLETLFPTGKIKMTNVTKTFLATTAGVAGVSVVVKSISFLNSFATIQWSYLAFLASGLIGLRVWLVYRNRRNAYLVDLSRTLYYKTVAHNRGVLTLLVDRAVDEEFKEALLVYSFLLMNMLGGRAFVSVDELETGIANWLAETYGSPSQFDCADGLRTLEKLRVLERDGSGLLGAVGLNRALDLMPAVPLDATASEFLLGHREDEEMTEVTKTAVEDKEGGEWWQ
- the LOC136184289 gene encoding aspartic and glutamic acid-rich protein-like; this translates as MSHSPMSYEEYSEVVQASLRNSGFWYERDCLGKSNFQNQNVYGYGAFACSRPRCNNQWTSRRAWLTVDLKNWEITYIFRQKCQNCNTKAEATFSDSELERMIAIVVDRFTGLVNGTYESGPRRTSNGPHDSSRCEKCGFGRGRPCIQSSHYEEDEDNEESSSSPNDSDDQSDEDIKDEDSYEDYENQDDKEYDDDCEDQDDNEYDDDEYDEDEYEDHEDQDDDEFDEDEYEDDEDQDDEEYDDDFENQDNEDEDGNHEDQYNDDPFEEGDDSFCPSNNQYDDYDQYGDDYHPHDDDQIQEDEYDDYDQYGDDYQHYYDE